One window of Pectobacterium carotovorum genomic DNA carries:
- the mlaA gene encoding phospholipid-binding lipoprotein MlaA, with product MNYRLSGVVFASVLLIGCASSGDRAQEGRSDPLEGFNRTMFSFNYDVLDPYLVRPAAVAWRDYVPTPARNGLGNFFSNLEEPATMVNYFVEGKPYKAMIHFNRFFLNTLLGMGGLIDVASMANPKLAKEESRRFGSTLGHYDVGYGPYVVVPGYGSVTPREDGGGVVDTLYPMLSYLTFWMSAGKWAIEGIETRAQLLDSDGLLRNSSDPYLMVREAYFQRHDFLASDGQLTPQKNPNAAAIEDSLDEIDSAK from the coding sequence ATGAATTACCGCCTGAGTGGGGTGGTGTTTGCCAGCGTGTTACTGATCGGCTGCGCCAGTTCCGGGGATCGAGCTCAAGAAGGACGTTCTGATCCGCTTGAAGGCTTTAACCGTACCATGTTCAGCTTTAACTATGACGTTCTGGATCCTTATCTGGTGCGTCCTGCAGCTGTGGCCTGGCGTGATTATGTGCCGACGCCCGCGCGTAACGGACTGGGCAACTTCTTCAGCAACCTGGAAGAACCTGCAACGATGGTGAACTACTTCGTTGAAGGCAAGCCGTATAAAGCGATGATTCACTTTAACCGCTTCTTCCTGAACACCTTGCTCGGGATGGGCGGCTTGATTGACGTGGCCTCAATGGCGAATCCGAAACTGGCGAAAGAAGAGTCTCGCCGCTTTGGTAGCACATTGGGTCATTATGACGTGGGCTACGGGCCTTATGTGGTGGTGCCGGGCTACGGTAGCGTGACACCTCGTGAAGACGGCGGTGGCGTAGTGGATACGCTGTATCCGATGCTGAGCTATCTGACGTTCTGGATGTCCGCGGGTAAATGGGCTATCGAAGGGATAGAAACGCGAGCACAGTTGTTGGATTCCGACGGGTTGTTGCGTAACTCTTCCGATCCTTACCTGATGGTGCGTGAAGCCTACTTCCAACGGCACGATTTCCTTGCCAGTGACGGGCAACTCACCCCAC
- a CDS encoding type II toxin-antitoxin system CcdA family antitoxin codes for MTAKQRNTQSVTMTVERALLVRAREAGINLSATLTTALDAELRYHEAKKWQEENREALAALNHFHDEQGCFSDEYRAF; via the coding sequence ATGACCGCGAAACAGCGCAACACGCAGAGCGTGACCATGACAGTAGAGCGTGCCTTACTGGTAAGAGCGCGTGAAGCGGGTATTAATCTGAGTGCTACCCTGACAACCGCCCTGGATGCAGAGCTTCGCTATCATGAAGCGAAAAAATGGCAGGAAGAAAACAGGGAGGCTCTCGCAGCACTAAATCATTTTCATGATGAGCAGGGGTGTTTCAGCGATGAATACAGGGCGTTTTAA
- a CDS encoding CcdB family protein, whose translation MQFTVYGNTGKSVVYPLLLDVTSDIIGQLNRRIVIPLLPIEKYPAGRRPDRLIPVVRLTDGKEYAVMTHELASIPVQALGAVFCDASQYRTQVKAAIDFLIDGF comes from the coding sequence ATGCAATTCACTGTATACGGTAATACCGGGAAAAGCGTCGTTTACCCGCTGTTGCTCGATGTCACGAGCGATATTATCGGGCAATTGAATCGTCGGATAGTGATCCCATTGCTCCCTATTGAAAAGTATCCGGCAGGCCGCCGACCGGATCGCCTTATCCCCGTCGTCAGGCTGACGGATGGCAAAGAATACGCCGTAATGACCCACGAACTGGCAAGTATCCCTGTCCAGGCACTGGGGGCGGTGTTTTGTGATGCTTCGCAGTACCGCACTCAGGTAAAGGCGGCAATAGACTTCCTCATCGACGGGTTCTGA
- the iraP gene encoding anti-adapter protein IraP — protein MNNILSHLLIKLAEKEVGEKALNAKIESLEMLISAIVSTLDDSKINELNKKIEGVVADASHRKDEHNYLAFELLAKNINRITTVSLRE, from the coding sequence ATGAATAATATCCTCTCTCATCTTTTAATAAAGCTGGCAGAAAAAGAAGTTGGAGAAAAAGCGCTTAATGCGAAGATTGAATCGTTAGAGATGCTGATTTCCGCTATTGTTTCAACACTTGATGACAGTAAAATCAATGAGTTAAACAAAAAAATAGAAGGTGTGGTTGCTGATGCTTCGCATCGGAAAGATGAACACAACTACTTAGCATTCGAACTATTGGCAAAAAACATCAATCGAATCACAACCGTTTCATTACGAGAATAA
- the cycA gene encoding D-serine/D-alanine/glycine transporter, protein MVEKSKEAAGPAPEQGEGLQRNLTNRHIQLIAIGGAIGTGLFMGSGKTISMAGPSIIFVYMIIGFMLFFVMRAMGELLLSNLNYKSFSDFAADLLGPWAGFFTGWTYWFCWVVTGIADVVAISAYSQFWFPDLSQWVSSLLCVLLLLTLNLATVKLFGEMEFWFAMIKIVAIVALIVVGVALVMMQFSSPSGNVASFTNLWNDGGMFPKGISGFFAGFQIAVFAFVGIELVGTTAAETKNPKVVLPRAINAIPIRIIMFYVFALIMIMSVTPWSAITADRSPFVEMFVLVGLPAAASMINFVVLTSAASSANSGVFSTSRMLFGLAKQGDAPKSFGMLSKRAVPSTGLMFSCICLLSGVVLIYLIPNVMTVFTLVTTVSAILFMFIWSIILCSYLTYRKKRPQLHAESSYKMPLGIFMCWICLAFFVFVIVLLTLQPDTRQALIVTPLWFIVLAIAYQFIRRKKRTVDVT, encoded by the coding sequence ATGGTCGAAAAATCAAAAGAAGCCGCAGGTCCCGCCCCCGAACAAGGAGAGGGACTGCAACGGAATCTGACTAATCGTCATATTCAGCTCATTGCCATCGGTGGAGCGATCGGTACCGGGTTATTTATGGGCTCGGGCAAAACAATCAGCATGGCGGGTCCTTCGATCATCTTTGTTTATATGATCATTGGTTTTATGCTGTTTTTTGTCATGCGCGCTATGGGGGAGCTACTGCTTTCCAATCTCAATTATAAATCATTCAGTGACTTCGCGGCCGACCTGCTCGGGCCATGGGCGGGTTTCTTCACCGGCTGGACTTACTGGTTCTGCTGGGTTGTAACCGGAATTGCCGATGTTGTAGCCATTAGCGCCTATTCTCAATTCTGGTTCCCCGATTTATCTCAGTGGGTCTCTTCACTGCTTTGCGTCCTACTATTACTTACGCTGAATTTGGCAACGGTGAAGCTGTTTGGTGAGATGGAATTCTGGTTCGCGATGATAAAAATTGTTGCTATCGTTGCGTTAATCGTAGTCGGTGTGGCGCTGGTGATGATGCAATTTTCGTCTCCATCAGGAAACGTTGCCTCTTTTACTAACCTCTGGAATGATGGCGGCATGTTCCCTAAAGGGATAAGCGGTTTCTTTGCCGGATTCCAGATAGCGGTATTCGCGTTTGTCGGCATCGAACTGGTTGGTACGACTGCTGCTGAAACTAAAAACCCGAAAGTCGTGTTGCCCCGCGCGATTAACGCCATCCCGATTCGCATCATCATGTTTTATGTTTTTGCGTTAATCATGATTATGTCCGTCACCCCGTGGAGTGCAATTACTGCGGACCGTAGCCCTTTCGTGGAAATGTTCGTTCTGGTTGGTCTACCTGCGGCTGCCAGTATGATCAACTTTGTTGTCCTGACGTCTGCGGCATCCTCGGCTAACAGCGGCGTGTTTTCAACCAGCCGTATGCTCTTTGGTCTGGCAAAACAAGGTGATGCGCCGAAAAGCTTCGGTATGCTTTCTAAACGTGCGGTTCCTTCGACTGGGTTGATGTTTTCCTGTATTTGTTTGCTTTCTGGTGTGGTGTTGATCTACTTGATTCCTAACGTGATGACGGTCTTTACGCTGGTGACCACCGTTTCCGCGATTTTATTCATGTTCATATGGAGCATTATCCTATGCTCTTACCTGACATACCGTAAAAAACGGCCTCAGCTACATGCCGAGTCATCCTATAAAATGCCGTTGGGTATTTTCATGTGCTGGATATGTCTGGCCTTTTTTGTTTTTGTTATTGTATTGTTAACATTACAGCCAGATACACGACAGGCGCTTATTGTTACGCCGCTGTGGTTTATTGTTCTGGCTATTGCTTATCAATTTATTCGTCGGAAAAAGCGGACTGTCGACGTGACGTAA
- a CDS encoding flavin reductase family protein yields the protein MKKNVKLSSFYYGFPVFLVTTTDKNNGSINVASVSSSISLGDKIIIGVTKGSKTCSNLLSGSDVVINIPDYKLWEKVEALGKLTGSNTLSEGQIKWGVQVCHDKFAKVGLHTESSSDITSPRVIECPIQAECKTVSTTDKGRFILIELDIVNVWVDSELLGANDVVDSSKWKPLIYNFREYDTTGDALGFNFKYGH from the coding sequence ATGAAAAAGAACGTAAAACTCAGTTCGTTTTATTATGGTTTCCCCGTTTTCCTTGTTACGACGACGGATAAGAACAACGGAAGTATCAATGTTGCTTCTGTATCGTCGTCAATTTCTCTCGGAGATAAAATTATTATCGGTGTCACAAAAGGAAGTAAGACCTGCAGTAATTTATTATCCGGATCTGATGTTGTGATTAATATTCCTGATTACAAACTGTGGGAGAAAGTTGAAGCGCTGGGTAAATTGACTGGGAGCAATACGCTGTCTGAAGGTCAGATTAAATGGGGCGTTCAGGTATGCCACGATAAATTCGCCAAAGTCGGCCTTCATACTGAATCTTCCAGCGATATTACGTCACCTCGGGTGATTGAATGTCCTATTCAGGCGGAATGTAAAACCGTCAGTACGACAGACAAAGGTCGTTTTATTCTCATCGAGCTGGACATTGTAAATGTCTGGGTGGATAGCGAGCTATTAGGAGCGAATGATGTTGTTGATTCGTCAAAATGGAAGCCCCTGATCTATAATTTTCGTGAATACGATACGACGGGTGATGCATTAGGCTTTAATTTTAAATACGGCCATTAA
- a CDS encoding DUF1971 domain-containing protein produces the protein MQRIVIPANYVHTRTTPFWTKETAPPSIWKRHLDAGTRQGVYPRLCVMQGTIRYYGYADETSPEPVETLTIEAGQFGVFPPEKWHRIEALSDDTLFNVDFYVDPKILIEG, from the coding sequence ATGCAACGAATTGTTATACCCGCGAATTATGTTCATACCCGAACAACGCCTTTCTGGACAAAAGAAACAGCCCCGCCATCTATCTGGAAGCGCCATTTAGATGCAGGGACGCGGCAAGGCGTCTACCCACGCTTGTGCGTGATGCAAGGGACGATTCGTTATTATGGCTACGCGGATGAGACAAGTCCTGAACCCGTCGAAACGCTGACTATTGAAGCCGGACAATTTGGCGTATTCCCGCCAGAAAAATGGCACAGAATAGAAGCGTTATCTGATGATACGCTATTCAACGTGGACTTTTATGTCGATCCAAAAATTTTGATAGAAGGTTGA
- a CDS encoding DUF1869 domain-containing protein has protein sequence MTSENKGYSLTLLNRENNKKSEKIHLKPMAFYVPDFAAGAVVELLNELPAANENKKGFLLTITNNNNGVSVDKDLATAEELKDKTISAEAVKDLVNIVRGYDADEDTNVCGW, from the coding sequence ATGACAAGTGAAAATAAAGGCTATTCATTAACACTGTTGAACCGCGAAAATAATAAAAAATCAGAAAAAATTCATCTTAAACCGATGGCTTTTTATGTGCCAGATTTCGCCGCAGGTGCAGTCGTGGAATTACTCAACGAGCTGCCTGCAGCCAATGAGAATAAAAAAGGGTTCTTGCTGACAATCACGAATAATAATAATGGCGTGTCCGTTGATAAAGATCTCGCCACGGCCGAAGAATTAAAAGACAAGACGATTTCAGCTGAAGCAGTAAAAGATCTGGTTAATATCGTACGTGGCTACGATGCGGATGAAGACACTAACGTCTGCGGCTGGTAA